A window of Leptotrichia wadei contains these coding sequences:
- a CDS encoding class I SAM-dependent methyltransferase gives MHKQFAEIYDIFMKYVDYDGWYNFLKRFIKTKGTVLDLGCGTGEFVLRFLKDGFSVVGVDLSEKMLEVAEKKLNDPKIIGEKFSKDRYRLIKENIINFENTVDFENNKNNNLCQVDYIVCNFDTVNYLKNEKEFLKFIEKCNKNLKKDGYLIFDAVTEDIFTEIFENDIFLDEEPEYTSIWRHEQLSKKKHLIEIDLFIRENENDNLFRKYNEIQNKFIFDPEWIIKTVQNKGFEIFDTASNPEFGESRIFFILKKL, from the coding sequence ATGCACAAGCAATTTGCGGAAATTTATGATATTTTTATGAAATATGTAGATTACGATGGTTGGTATAATTTTTTAAAGAGATTTATAAAAACAAAAGGAACTGTTCTAGATTTAGGATGTGGAACTGGAGAATTTGTCTTACGATTTCTTAAAGATGGATTTTCTGTTGTTGGAGTGGACTTATCTGAAAAAATGCTGGAAGTTGCAGAGAAAAAATTAAATGATCCAAAAATAATCGGAGAAAAATTTTCAAAAGATAGGTATAGACTTATCAAGGAAAATATTATAAATTTTGAAAATACAGTAGATTTTGAAAATAATAAAAATAACAATTTATGCCAAGTTGATTATATTGTCTGTAATTTTGATACAGTAAATTATTTGAAAAATGAAAAGGAATTTTTGAAATTTATCGAAAAATGTAATAAAAATTTAAAAAAAGATGGATATTTAATTTTTGACGCTGTAACTGAAGATATTTTTACAGAAATATTTGAGAATGACATCTTCCTAGATGAAGAACCAGAATATACAAGCATCTGGCGGCACGAGCAATTATCCAAAAAAAAGCATCTGATAGAAATAGATTTATTCATCCGTGAAAATGAAAATGACAATCTATTCAGAAAATACAATGAAATTCAGAATAAATTTATTTTTGATCCAGAATGGATTATAAAAACCGTCCAAAATAAAGGCTTTGAAATATTCGATACCGCCTCAAATCCTGAATTTGGAGAAAGCCGAATATTTTTTATCTTGAAAAAATTATAA